A genomic segment from Nocardiopsis sp. Huas11 encodes:
- a CDS encoding putative quinol monooxygenase: MPDHSVSLVVSVRVLPGRRADFLTGISRNAVASVRDEPGCLRFDVAADTADPDLFWVYEVFADQEALAAHRRTPHFLAWQEEKAALIVPGGQSDHLGSLLVSER, translated from the coding sequence TCGGTCCGGGTCCTGCCCGGCCGACGGGCCGACTTCCTCACCGGGATCTCCCGCAACGCCGTGGCGTCGGTCCGGGACGAGCCGGGCTGCCTGCGCTTCGACGTGGCCGCCGACACGGCGGACCCGGACCTGTTCTGGGTCTACGAGGTGTTCGCCGACCAGGAGGCGCTGGCGGCGCACCGGCGCACGCCGCACTTCCTCGCCTGGCAGGAGGAGAAGGCCGCGCTGATCGTTCCCGGCGGCCAGAGCGACCACCTCGGGTCGCTGCTCGTCAGCGAGCGGTGA
- a CDS encoding peptide chain release factor 3, which translates to MSVDTAGAARQEAEVAREAGRRRTFAVISHPDAGKSTLTEALALHAAAISSAGAVHGKGDRRGVTSDWMEMEQDRGISITSAALRIDYSGRVLNLVDTPGHADFSEDTYRVLSAVDCAIMLLDSAKGLEPQTLKLFDVCRARRMPVITFVNKWDRPGREPLELLDEIEQRIGLRPTPLNWPVGIAGDFRGLVDRSSGVYTKMTRQPGGATKALEEVLDADKAAEVEGAEWVQAAEEIELLEALGADFDHESFMAGESSPVLFGAALPNFGVGQLLEAVVGLAPAPAAKADAKDEPRPVGAPFSGQVFKMQANMDKNHRDRMAFVRVSSGRFDRGMVLTHAATGRPFATKYSQAVFGSERSTIDTAFPGDVIALVNAQALAVGDTLYDGPKVDFPPIPSFAPEHFVVARAKDAGKYKQFQRGIAQLDAEGVVQVLISDVRGEQAPVLAAVGPLQFDVVRHRMEHEFRAPVETSPLDYSVARRTDAESAPALHALSGAEVLRRRNDGELLVLVHNKWRLRVVEREHPELFMEPLLAGGVAEGE; encoded by the coding sequence ATGAGCGTGGACACGGCGGGCGCGGCGAGGCAGGAGGCCGAGGTCGCTCGGGAGGCGGGGCGTCGGCGGACGTTCGCGGTGATCTCGCACCCGGACGCCGGTAAGTCGACGCTGACCGAGGCCCTGGCGCTGCACGCGGCGGCGATCTCCTCGGCCGGTGCGGTGCACGGCAAGGGCGATCGGCGTGGTGTGACCTCGGACTGGATGGAGATGGAGCAGGACCGGGGGATCTCGATCACCTCGGCCGCTTTGCGCATCGACTATTCCGGCCGGGTGTTGAACCTGGTGGACACCCCGGGCCACGCGGACTTCTCCGAGGACACCTACCGGGTGCTCTCGGCGGTGGACTGCGCGATCATGCTGCTGGACTCGGCCAAGGGCCTGGAGCCGCAGACGCTGAAGCTCTTCGACGTGTGCCGGGCGCGCAGGATGCCGGTGATCACGTTCGTGAACAAGTGGGACCGGCCCGGCCGGGAGCCGTTGGAGCTGTTGGACGAGATCGAGCAGCGGATCGGGTTGCGGCCCACGCCGTTGAACTGGCCGGTGGGCATCGCGGGGGACTTCCGCGGACTCGTCGACCGGAGCTCCGGTGTCTACACGAAGATGACGCGGCAGCCGGGCGGGGCCACCAAGGCCCTGGAGGAGGTCCTGGACGCGGACAAGGCGGCCGAGGTCGAGGGCGCCGAGTGGGTGCAGGCGGCCGAGGAGATCGAGCTGCTGGAGGCGTTGGGCGCGGACTTCGACCACGAGTCGTTCATGGCCGGGGAGTCCTCCCCGGTGCTCTTCGGCGCGGCGCTGCCCAACTTCGGGGTGGGGCAGCTGCTGGAGGCCGTGGTGGGCCTGGCGCCGGCTCCGGCGGCCAAGGCCGACGCCAAGGACGAGCCGCGGCCGGTGGGCGCGCCCTTCTCCGGGCAGGTCTTCAAGATGCAGGCCAACATGGACAAGAACCACCGCGACCGGATGGCGTTCGTGCGGGTCTCGTCGGGGCGCTTCGACCGCGGCATGGTGCTCACGCACGCGGCGACGGGTCGGCCGTTCGCGACCAAGTACTCCCAGGCGGTGTTCGGCTCGGAGCGCTCCACGATCGACACGGCCTTCCCCGGTGACGTGATCGCGCTGGTCAACGCCCAGGCGCTGGCCGTGGGCGACACGCTCTACGACGGCCCGAAGGTGGACTTCCCGCCGATCCCGAGCTTCGCCCCCGAGCACTTCGTGGTGGCGCGGGCCAAGGACGCGGGCAAGTACAAGCAGTTCCAGCGCGGTATCGCGCAGTTGGACGCCGAGGGCGTGGTGCAGGTGCTGATCTCGGACGTGCGCGGTGAGCAGGCGCCGGTCCTGGCGGCGGTGGGCCCGCTGCAGTTCGACGTGGTGCGCCACCGGATGGAGCACGAGTTCCGGGCGCCGGTGGAGACCTCGCCGCTGGACTACTCCGTGGCGCGGCGCACCGACGCCGAGTCCGCCCCGGCGCTGCACGCGCTGTCGGGCGCGGAGGTGCTGCGCCGCCGCAACGACGGCGAGCTGCTGGTGCTGGTGCACAACAAGTGGCGGCTGCGGGTCGTGGAGCGCGAGCACCCGGAGCTGTTCATGGAACCCCTCCTCGCGGGCGGCGTCGCCGAGGGCGAGTGA
- a CDS encoding HdeD family acid-resistance protein has protein sequence MVRYALAGDMLGELSRNWWLVLLRGIAAIVFGVLALIWPGLTLVVLAVVFGLYAIVDAGALAYAAYRSAPGSRAGLVVQAIVSALMGLIALIWPTVAVVALVFVIGVWAILTGVAEIVAAVRLRAHITSEWLLIFVGALSIVFGLLLWFWPLEGAQAIVFVVGIYAIIFGAVLAVAGFRLRGAADAFAPPGERGHQGARPDAPMEDYAGGEDFGGDEGRLPPDTGDGSGGRHRAGWDEEPPEPPEAPGRI, from the coding sequence ATGGTCCGGTATGCGTTGGCCGGCGACATGCTCGGGGAGCTGAGCCGGAACTGGTGGCTGGTGCTCCTGCGGGGCATCGCCGCGATCGTCTTCGGTGTGCTGGCCCTGATCTGGCCCGGCCTGACACTCGTCGTCCTGGCGGTCGTGTTCGGTCTCTACGCGATCGTCGACGCGGGGGCCCTGGCCTACGCCGCCTACCGCTCCGCGCCGGGCAGCCGGGCGGGCCTGGTCGTCCAGGCGATCGTGAGCGCCCTGATGGGCCTCATCGCGCTGATCTGGCCGACGGTGGCGGTCGTGGCCCTGGTCTTCGTGATCGGGGTGTGGGCGATCCTGACCGGCGTGGCGGAGATCGTCGCCGCCGTGCGGCTGCGGGCGCACATCACGTCCGAGTGGCTGCTGATCTTCGTCGGCGCCCTGTCCATCGTGTTCGGCCTGCTGCTGTGGTTCTGGCCGCTGGAGGGCGCGCAGGCCATCGTCTTCGTCGTCGGGATCTACGCCATCATCTTCGGTGCCGTGCTGGCCGTCGCGGGATTCCGGCTCCGGGGCGCGGCCGACGCCTTCGCCCCGCCGGGCGAGCGCGGCCACCAGGGAGCGCGGCCGGACGCGCCCATGGAGGACTACGCGGGCGGTGAGGACTTCGGCGGCGACGAGGGCCGCCTGCCGCCCGACACGGGGGACGGCTCGGGGGGACGCCACCGCGCGGGCTGGGACGAGGAGCCGCCGGAGCCCCCGGAGGCGCCCGGCCGCATCTGA
- a CDS encoding citrate synthase → MSEDDKERTVELHYDGGVLKLPVFTGTEGERTIELKALLGSTGMTTLDPGFGNTASCSSKITYIDGAAGILRYRGYPIEDLAVGATFLEVAYLVIYGELPEPAQLKEFSDKLRENAGIPDDMGALIDAMPRNGHPMALMASAVNTLAAYYDDSVDPSDEAQVELATIRLMAKLPTIASRIYRNSIGEKPINPDESLDYVENFIKMTFGDGAPEGELGELFNKAVGMLLVLHADHELNCSTATVRVVGSSQADIYASVASGINALSGPSHGGANQAVLEMLEEIRDSGISIDDFLERVKAREMRLMGFGHRVYKNFDPRSKEIKVLASQILDRDDNPDELFKLALKLEAAALADSYFTDRKLYPNVDFYTGVIYRTMGFPTNMFTVLFAIGRLPGWVAHYREQLTDPAFRIARPRQHYIGAAERRYPGQG, encoded by the coding sequence ATGAGCGAAGACGACAAAGAGCGCACGGTGGAGCTCCACTACGACGGCGGCGTACTGAAGCTGCCGGTGTTCACCGGTACCGAGGGTGAACGCACCATCGAGCTGAAGGCACTGCTGGGCTCGACCGGGATGACCACCCTGGACCCCGGGTTCGGCAACACCGCTTCGTGTAGCTCGAAGATCACCTACATCGACGGTGCGGCCGGGATCCTGCGCTACCGCGGGTACCCCATCGAGGACCTCGCCGTGGGCGCGACCTTCCTCGAGGTCGCCTACCTGGTGATCTACGGCGAGCTTCCGGAGCCCGCCCAGCTCAAGGAGTTCTCCGACAAGCTGCGCGAGAACGCGGGCATCCCGGACGACATGGGTGCCCTCATCGACGCGATGCCCCGCAACGGGCACCCGATGGCCCTGATGGCCAGCGCCGTCAACACCCTGGCCGCCTACTACGACGACAGCGTCGACCCGTCCGACGAGGCGCAGGTCGAGCTCGCCACGATCCGGCTGATGGCCAAGCTGCCGACGATCGCTTCGCGCATCTACCGCAACTCCATCGGTGAGAAGCCGATCAACCCGGACGAGTCCCTCGACTACGTCGAGAACTTCATCAAGATGACGTTCGGCGACGGCGCCCCCGAGGGCGAGCTGGGCGAGCTGTTCAACAAGGCCGTCGGCATGCTGCTGGTCCTGCACGCGGACCACGAGCTGAACTGCTCCACCGCCACCGTGCGCGTCGTCGGCTCCTCGCAGGCCGACATCTACGCCAGCGTCGCCTCCGGCATCAACGCCCTGTCCGGCCCGTCGCACGGCGGCGCCAACCAGGCCGTGCTGGAGATGCTGGAGGAGATCCGCGACTCCGGCATCAGCATCGACGACTTCCTGGAGCGGGTGAAGGCCCGCGAGATGCGCCTGATGGGCTTCGGCCACCGCGTCTACAAGAACTTCGACCCGCGCAGCAAGGAGATCAAGGTTCTGGCCAGCCAGATCCTTGACCGGGACGACAACCCCGACGAGCTGTTCAAGCTGGCCCTGAAGCTGGAGGCCGCGGCGCTCGCCGACTCCTACTTCACCGACCGCAAGCTGTACCCGAACGTCGACTTCTACACCGGCGTCATCTACCGCACCATGGGCTTCCCGACCAACATGTTCACCGTGTTGTTCGCCATCGGCCGCCTGCCCGGCTGGGTCGCCCACTACCGCGAGCAGCTGACCGACCCGGCCTTCCGGATCGCGCGCCCGCGGCAGCACTACATCGGTGCCGCCGAGCGCCGTTACCCCGGCCAGGGCTGA